CGTTTCCACCAGGAGCTCTTACTTTAATATGTAATCCAACAAATCCTTTTTCTTTAGCATCATCAGCTATTCTAGTTGCTGCAGCCATTGCTGCGAAAGGTGAAGCTTGCTGTCTGTCTGCACGAACAACTTTTCCACCAGACCATTGAGAAATAGTCTCAGCACCAGTAATATCTGTTACAGTAATAATAGTGTTATTAAATGATGAGTAAATATTAGCTAT
The uncultured Methanobrevibacter sp. DNA segment above includes these coding regions:
- a CDS encoding 30S ribosomal protein S11, which codes for MAKDEKWGIANIYSSFNNTIITVTDITGAETISQWSGGKVVRADRQQASPFAAMAAATRIADDAKEKGFVGLHIKVRAPGGNGPRSPGPGAQATIRALARAGIKIGKIEDITPIPHDGTGRPGGKRGRRV